Proteins from a genomic interval of Ptychodera flava strain L36383 chromosome 7, AS_Pfla_20210202, whole genome shotgun sequence:
- the LOC139137194 gene encoding uncharacterized protein, with translation MLRKLEYEIMCVTRPKKWEYLFNDPQNTLSLLELPYRDSRRYVKLAQKNRITVAGIVGFIKSLSGSKEFLRTHPNGDEAFTDLQNKIMAVLKTDKSADETQITCVLPIFLVMSRKPIFPSAD, from the exons ATGCTAAGGAAG tTAGAGTACGAAATCATGTGTGTCACTCGACCAAAGAAGTGGGAATACTTGTTCAACGATCCACAGAACACATTAAGCTTACTTGAGCTCCCTTATCGTGACTCCAGGAG ATATGTTAAATTGGCGCAAAAGAATCGGATAACTGTTGCTGGTATAGTTGGTTTCATCAAGTCTTTGTCAGGGAGTAAGGAGTTCCTGAGGACTCATCCAAACGGTGATGAAGCATTCACTGACCTGCAGAATAA aataatgGCCGTACTGAAGACTGATAAATCTGCTGACGAGACCCAGATAACCTGTGTTTTACCTATCTTTTTGGTAATGTCCAGGAAACCCATATTCCCATCTGCCGATTAA